The Aureispira anguillae genome contains a region encoding:
- a CDS encoding UvrD-helicase domain-containing protein, giving the protein MNLKIISAGAGSGKTYSLTKEMATLLAPTANGPAEVRASGIIATTFTNKAAAELKERVRIELLEGGLTQEADELGNAMIGTVHSIGVQLLKRFSFEAGVSPEVDIIADSDQQTIFNQSLATVIPLDLVLEMEQLSEQLGFNKSAFSSKDWRADLKQLTDIARSNNFGIEVLTQSKAYSLSSFFDLLPQVSKKSGEALNAELAGHLKATLAALEANEDGTKSKETLMGSLRAMKTALKNRGFINWYDWAKLTKLKAPKKSRDDVFDLMEFAKCHNQHPDFHEQIQRYINHIFDTAIAALKEYEQYKKARGLIDYIDMEVLILKLLENEMVQEVLEDEIDLLLVDEFQDTNPIQLKIFLKLTQIANKSIWVGDPKQSIYGFRGAAPDLMKAVMDSTDNIANLPNSWRSREDLVHLCNGLFVKAFGEDMPVERIALNTAAPFAKNKESDQLNIATHHWHFQFEGNRAPAKPWFEQCIARNIAEILEEGWMVRIKGSNEVRPMQAGDIAVLCRSNFSCQTVADALHKEGLKASISRNGLLQTAEASLILACLRYILNKHDALAVAEILLLAQKHHIEDIIANRLEYLEQLKEEAETLKRWGHDNAYIQQLRTIRHKSKELSATEILNSVIEKLDIRRTVATWSNEQQRLDNIDALRKLTLDYEETCNRLNSAATLGGFLLWLDELAREGLDQQGKGAGMDAVNVLTYHKSKGLEWPFVVCHSLPNELRESIWGIRIVRQTPEIDIQQPLANRLLCYWINPYADQIKGTQLMELVETHEAKLSSKKEALAEEARLLYVGLTRARDYLVFPTMPKKPTKWLNRVFHNGDETIPSLDVNASSLLWLWKEEEIPVRVQTFNYEKNMPTTEMEVLPINYLSPHLGEQEYQSIIIESAQSLFPNLEYKFKGSNAFAKAYLFLDNEKVNFQILQPIFSTFIQADNPTSFDLKTREKIACNLLEQHDLIDAIKPKTLMYYSAAFYKSLEQAFDIQLIEKYRAFRFVSSDGKRHFSGVVDLVILTKNKELILMQQLTQDIPKLNSNLSKLKEEMGILEAAGRALKSIYYASEVKLCIVQSLAGIWAAAELKKEPKQSTLFSE; this is encoded by the coding sequence ATGAATCTAAAAATAATATCTGCTGGAGCAGGGAGTGGAAAGACATATAGTTTGACAAAAGAAATGGCAACATTATTGGCTCCTACTGCCAATGGTCCTGCTGAAGTGCGGGCTTCAGGTATTATTGCAACTACCTTTACCAATAAGGCAGCAGCAGAACTTAAAGAACGGGTTCGAATTGAGTTATTAGAGGGAGGACTGACACAAGAGGCGGACGAATTAGGCAATGCCATGATTGGCACCGTGCATTCTATTGGGGTGCAACTCTTAAAACGTTTTTCCTTTGAAGCAGGGGTTTCGCCAGAGGTAGATATTATAGCAGATAGTGACCAACAAACCATCTTTAATCAATCCTTGGCTACGGTAATTCCGCTTGATTTGGTCTTGGAAATGGAGCAGTTGAGCGAACAGTTAGGCTTTAATAAGAGTGCGTTTTCGAGTAAGGACTGGAGGGCTGATTTAAAGCAGCTGACCGATATTGCTCGTTCTAATAATTTTGGAATAGAGGTATTAACGCAAAGCAAAGCTTATTCTTTGTCTAGCTTTTTTGACCTATTGCCTCAAGTTTCCAAAAAAAGTGGAGAAGCATTAAATGCGGAATTAGCAGGGCATCTAAAAGCTACTTTAGCTGCTCTAGAAGCCAATGAAGATGGAACTAAAAGTAAAGAAACGTTGATGGGGAGCCTTCGGGCAATGAAAACAGCGCTAAAAAATAGAGGGTTTATTAATTGGTACGATTGGGCAAAATTAACAAAGCTAAAAGCACCTAAAAAGAGTAGAGACGATGTTTTTGATTTAATGGAATTTGCGAAATGCCACAATCAACATCCAGACTTCCATGAGCAAATTCAGCGCTATATTAATCATATCTTCGATACGGCTATTGCTGCCTTAAAAGAATACGAGCAGTATAAAAAAGCACGTGGTTTGATTGATTATATTGACATGGAGGTGTTGATTTTGAAGTTGTTGGAAAATGAAATGGTACAGGAGGTCTTAGAGGATGAAATTGATTTACTTTTGGTAGATGAGTTTCAAGATACGAATCCCATACAACTAAAGATATTCTTAAAATTAACCCAAATCGCCAATAAATCCATTTGGGTGGGCGACCCCAAGCAATCTATTTATGGTTTTCGTGGTGCAGCTCCTGATCTGATGAAAGCCGTCATGGATAGTACCGATAATATTGCCAACTTGCCCAATTCTTGGCGCTCTAGAGAAGATTTGGTACACTTGTGTAATGGGCTTTTTGTCAAAGCTTTTGGGGAAGATATGCCTGTAGAGCGAATTGCTTTAAATACAGCAGCTCCTTTTGCCAAAAACAAAGAATCTGACCAGCTTAACATAGCAACGCATCATTGGCATTTTCAATTTGAGGGCAACCGAGCACCTGCTAAACCTTGGTTTGAGCAGTGTATCGCCAGAAATATCGCTGAAATATTGGAAGAGGGGTGGATGGTTCGAATCAAAGGTTCTAATGAGGTACGTCCAATGCAAGCAGGGGATATTGCTGTGCTTTGTCGTTCTAATTTTTCTTGCCAAACAGTAGCCGATGCGCTGCACAAAGAAGGGCTAAAGGCTTCGATTTCTAGGAATGGTTTATTGCAAACGGCAGAAGCAAGTTTGATTTTGGCTTGCTTGCGTTATATCTTAAATAAGCATGATGCCTTGGCTGTAGCAGAAATATTACTCTTAGCACAAAAGCATCATATTGAAGATATTATTGCCAACCGATTGGAGTATTTAGAACAGCTCAAAGAGGAGGCGGAAACCTTGAAGCGTTGGGGGCATGACAATGCTTATATTCAACAATTGCGAACAATTCGACACAAAAGCAAGGAGTTGTCTGCAACAGAAATATTAAATAGTGTTATTGAAAAACTAGATATTAGGAGAACCGTTGCTACTTGGAGTAATGAACAGCAACGTTTAGATAATATAGATGCTTTGCGGAAACTGACCTTGGATTATGAAGAAACGTGTAACCGACTGAATTCTGCGGCTACTTTAGGTGGATTTTTGTTGTGGTTGGATGAGTTGGCTCGTGAAGGGTTAGACCAGCAAGGAAAAGGAGCGGGGATGGATGCAGTAAATGTCTTAACTTATCATAAAAGCAAGGGCTTAGAATGGCCTTTTGTGGTTTGCCATAGTTTGCCCAATGAATTGAGAGAAAGCATTTGGGGAATTCGAATTGTTCGTCAAACTCCTGAGATTGATATTCAACAGCCCTTAGCCAATCGGCTGCTTTGTTATTGGATCAATCCTTATGCCGATCAAATTAAAGGAACGCAATTGATGGAGTTGGTCGAAACACATGAAGCCAAACTGAGTTCTAAAAAAGAGGCGCTAGCAGAGGAGGCAAGATTGCTTTACGTAGGCTTAACGAGAGCTAGGGATTATTTGGTATTTCCTACCATGCCTAAGAAACCAACGAAGTGGCTCAATAGGGTTTTCCATAATGGAGATGAAACGATACCTAGTTTAGATGTCAATGCTTCGAGCTTGTTATGGTTGTGGAAAGAAGAGGAAATTCCAGTTCGGGTACAGACGTTTAATTATGAAAAAAATATGCCGACAACAGAGATGGAGGTATTGCCTATTAATTACCTCAGTCCGCATTTGGGAGAGCAGGAATATCAATCCATTATTATTGAGTCAGCCCAAAGCCTTTTCCCTAATTTAGAGTATAAATTTAAAGGTTCAAATGCCTTTGCTAAAGCATACTTATTTTTAGATAATGAAAAGGTAAATTTTCAAATTTTACAACCTATATTTAGCACCTTTATACAGGCTGATAATCCCACTAGTTTTGACCTAAAAACTAGAGAAAAAATAGCCTGCAATTTGTTAGAGCAACACGACTTGATTGATGCGATAAAACCCAAAACCTTGATGTATTATTCGGCTGCTTTTTATAAGAGTTTAGAGCAGGCATTTGACATTCAATTGATCGAAAAATATCGTGCATTTCGATTTGTAAGTTCCGATGGAAAACGGCATTTTAGTGGGGTGGTTGATTTGGTGATCTTGACTAAAAATAAAGAACTGATTTTGATGCAACAACTGACCCAAGATATCCCCAAACTCAATTCGAATCTCTCTAAGTTAAAGGAAGAAATGGGGATATTAGAGGCCGCTGGAAGGGCTTTGAAATCGATTTATTACGCATCAGAAGTAAAATTATGTATAGTGCAATCGCTAGCTGGTATTTGGGCGGCTGCCGAACTCAAAAAAGAACCTAAACAGTCTACATTATTTTCAGAATAG